Proteins from a single region of Gemmatimonadaceae bacterium:
- a CDS encoding TIGR00266 family protein, whose protein sequence is MSDEIDYKIIGDDLQAVIVTLDPGETVIAEAGAMMYMQEGIVMNTTLDPNQQGGGLFGKLMQGAKRAISGDSFFVTTFTNTGHKRQDAAFSSPFPGKIRPIDLKEWKGTIIAQKDSFLCAARGVNVTIAFTKRIGAGFFGGEGFILQRIEGDGLAFLHASGTLHELKLSGGESLRVDTGCIVAMDQSVDYDIQMVPGVKTALFGGEGLFFALLRGPGRVILQTMPFSRLADRIIAASPRAGGSRREEGSVLGALGGLLEGNS, encoded by the coding sequence ATGAGCGACGAAATCGACTACAAGATCATCGGCGATGACCTGCAAGCCGTCATCGTGACGCTCGATCCGGGCGAAACCGTCATCGCCGAAGCGGGCGCGATGATGTACATGCAGGAAGGCATCGTGATGAACACCACCCTCGATCCGAACCAGCAGGGCGGGGGACTGTTCGGAAAGCTCATGCAGGGCGCCAAGCGCGCAATCTCCGGCGATTCCTTCTTCGTCACGACCTTCACGAACACTGGCCACAAGCGCCAGGACGCCGCGTTCTCGTCGCCATTTCCGGGCAAGATCCGGCCGATCGATCTCAAGGAGTGGAAGGGGACGATCATCGCGCAGAAAGATTCTTTTCTCTGCGCCGCTCGCGGTGTGAACGTCACAATCGCGTTCACGAAGCGGATCGGCGCGGGCTTCTTTGGTGGCGAAGGTTTTATCCTCCAGCGCATCGAGGGCGACGGGCTCGCCTTTTTGCACGCCTCGGGGACACTGCACGAATTGAAGCTGAGCGGCGGCGAGTCGCTGCGCGTCGATACCGGGTGCATCGTCGCGATGGATCAATCGGTCGACTACGACATTCAGATGGTTCCCGGGGTCAAGACGGCACTCTTCGGAGGCGAGGGCCTCTTCTTCGCGCTCCTCCGCGGACCGGGCCGCGTGATCCTGCAAACAATGCCGTTCTCGCGCCTCGCCGATCGGATCATCGCCGCCTCGCCTCGCGCCGGCGGCAGCCGTCGCGAAGAAGGAAGTGTCCTCGGCGCGTTAGGCGGTCTGCTCGAAGGCAATAGTTAG
- a CDS encoding ABC transporter ATP-binding protein, whose protein sequence is MATAAIETRALRKVYPAPSAKRAKRQGAPPQGANWPGGPMPSTGVVALDALDLDINEGEFFGLLGPNGAGKTTTIGILTTRVLPTAGSARVSGVDVANDAVRVRTHIGVVPQRPNPDRSLNALENLVYHAAYFGIPRAAAEASARQLLERLDIADKASAKVDQLSGGQQQRLMIARALIHEPDVLFLDEPTVGLDPQARLDLWAILRDLHQQGRTIVMTTHYMEEADRLCDRIGIVDRGKLLALDTPARLKERAPGGTLIELQLDGDPERLVAAVTSLQGVLRAEARDSVLRVFSDRGGRIISPLIQIVEEGGLHVKNIGLTEPSLETLFVSLTGRKLD, encoded by the coding sequence ATGGCCACGGCTGCAATCGAGACCCGCGCTCTTCGGAAGGTATACCCGGCGCCGTCCGCGAAGCGGGCCAAGCGACAGGGGGCGCCGCCACAGGGCGCGAATTGGCCGGGCGGCCCAATGCCATCGACGGGCGTCGTCGCGCTCGATGCGCTCGACCTCGACATCAACGAGGGCGAATTCTTCGGACTGCTCGGGCCTAACGGCGCCGGCAAGACGACGACGATCGGCATCCTGACGACGCGCGTCCTGCCGACCGCAGGCTCCGCGCGCGTCTCCGGCGTCGACGTCGCGAACGATGCGGTACGCGTCCGCACGCACATCGGCGTCGTTCCGCAGCGGCCGAATCCCGACCGCAGTCTCAATGCGCTCGAGAATCTCGTCTATCACGCAGCGTACTTCGGAATTCCACGTGCCGCTGCCGAAGCGAGCGCACGGCAGCTCCTCGAGCGTCTCGACATTGCCGACAAGGCGTCTGCAAAAGTCGATCAGCTCTCGGGCGGTCAGCAGCAACGCCTGATGATCGCGCGGGCGCTCATTCACGAGCCCGACGTCCTCTTTCTCGACGAGCCGACCGTCGGTCTCGATCCGCAAGCGCGTCTCGATCTGTGGGCGATTCTTCGCGACCTGCACCAGCAGGGCCGCACGATCGTAATGACGACGCACTACATGGAGGAAGCGGATCGCCTCTGCGATCGGATCGGGATCGTCGATCGCGGCAAATTGCTTGCGCTCGACACGCCCGCGCGTCTCAAGGAACGAGCGCCCGGCGGCACGCTCATCGAACTGCAGCTCGACGGTGATCCGGAGCGGCTTGTCGCCGCCGTCACATCGCTGCAAGGCGTGCTTCGCGCCGAAGCGCGCGACAGTGTGCTGCGCGTGTTCAGCGATCGCGGCGGCCGCATCATCTCGCCGCTCATTCAGATTGTCGAAGAAGGGGGTCTCCACGTGAAGAACATCGGCCTCACTGAGCCGAGCCTGGAGACATTGTTCGTGTCGCTCACTGGGAGAAAGCTCGATTGA
- a CDS encoding ABC transporter permease: MSSFKVFLALLRRDVTVARKELPFFLVRTVMQPVLFIIVFGALLPRMGFVGAGYTATLLPGILAISLTMAAIQAVSLPMMQDFGWTKEIEDRLLAPVPTRVVAAEKIVAAVIQALIAAIVVLPIARLIMGPIPGFSLTHGGEIILIALLGATAFSSLGMWLGTAISPQQIGLMFSVIVAPMIFFGCAYYPWRGLDAVPVVKYLVLLNPLVYVAEGLRGVMTPTVPHMSLGVVTVALILLAAAGWMLGMRSFYRRAIG, from the coding sequence GTGTCGTCCTTCAAGGTCTTTCTCGCGTTGCTGAGACGAGACGTAACGGTTGCCCGCAAGGAGCTGCCGTTTTTTCTCGTGCGCACGGTGATGCAGCCCGTGCTCTTCATCATCGTGTTCGGCGCGCTGCTGCCGCGAATGGGATTCGTCGGCGCGGGCTACACGGCGACGCTCCTCCCCGGCATCCTCGCGATCAGCCTAACGATGGCGGCGATTCAGGCCGTTTCCCTGCCGATGATGCAGGACTTCGGCTGGACGAAGGAGATCGAGGACCGATTGCTCGCTCCCGTTCCGACGCGCGTCGTCGCCGCGGAGAAGATCGTCGCCGCCGTCATACAGGCGCTCATCGCCGCGATCGTCGTGCTCCCCATCGCGCGACTCATCATGGGGCCGATTCCCGGCTTCTCGCTCACACATGGCGGCGAGATCATTCTCATCGCGCTCCTCGGCGCCACCGCATTCTCGTCGCTTGGCATGTGGCTCGGCACCGCGATCTCGCCGCAGCAGATCGGGCTCATGTTCAGCGTCATCGTTGCGCCGATGATCTTTTTCGGCTGCGCGTACTATCCGTGGCGCGGACTCGACGCCGTGCCAGTGGTGAAATACCTCGTCCTGCTCAATCCTCTCGTCTACGTCGCCGAGGGACTGCGCGGCGTGATGACGCCCACCGTACCGCACATGAGCCTCGGCGTCGTCACGGTCGCGCTCATCCTGCTGGCGGCGGCGGGTTGGATGCTCGGCATGCGCAGCTTCTATCGCCGCGCGATCGGATGA
- the pdxH gene encoding pyridoxamine 5'-phosphate oxidase: MTRTEARRAPLAEPIDRFLKLLEQATSLPRELLPEPTAFALATCVDDRPSVRMLLLKNADENGFVFYTNYESRKGRELLANSNAAMCFHWQPMEIQVRVEGRVEPVEGAEADAYFASRARGSQIGAWASQQSRALADEQFLERRVAEFERKFEGTPVPRPPYWSGFRLLPQRIEFWKGMPSRLHRRELYERRVGADVWTVEILFP; the protein is encoded by the coding sequence ATGACGCGGACGGAGGCGCGTCGCGCGCCGCTCGCCGAGCCGATCGACCGCTTTCTGAAATTGCTGGAGCAAGCGACGTCGCTTCCGCGCGAACTCTTGCCCGAGCCGACGGCGTTCGCCCTGGCGACGTGCGTCGACGATCGGCCGAGCGTGCGTATGCTGCTTCTCAAGAACGCCGACGAGAACGGATTCGTGTTCTACACGAATTACGAGAGCCGCAAGGGGCGTGAGCTCCTCGCGAATTCGAACGCCGCGATGTGCTTCCACTGGCAGCCGATGGAGATTCAGGTGCGCGTCGAGGGTCGCGTCGAACCAGTCGAGGGCGCCGAAGCGGACGCATATTTTGCCTCGCGCGCGCGTGGCAGTCAGATCGGTGCGTGGGCGTCGCAACAGAGTCGCGCGCTTGCCGACGAGCAATTTCTCGAGCGTCGCGTCGCGGAGTTCGAGCGAAAATTCGAGGGTACTCCGGTGCCGCGTCCGCCGTACTGGTCTGGCTTTCGCTTGCTGCCGCAGCGTATCGAGTTCTGGAAGGGAATGCCCAGTCGTCTGCACCGGCGTGAGCTATACGAACGCCGTGTGGGCGCCGATGTCTGGACGGTCGAGATTCTCTTTCCCTAA
- the speA gene encoding biosynthetic arginine decarboxylase, protein MATHIVETTSAPEPSSTPPRPGEWSIEAARALYNIEGWGAGFFDINASGHVVVRPNKERPEHEVDLYDVAMDLEEQGIALPVLLRFSDILRSRIEALTTRFDEARGEFQYTGGYTTVYPIKVNQQRHVIEEILEFGKSHGVGLECGSKPELQAILGLSETTDHLIVCNGYKDEEFMRLALMGQKLGHQVFIVLEQLSEIDVLLQVADEMQVTPTAGVRIKLASRGFGRWKESGGEKSKFGLNAADLVTAIEKLRSAGRLDILKLIHFHLGSQITDIRFIKLGLQEITRFYVELREMGLDITHLDVGGGLGIDYDGTNSTSDASVNYTLGEYANDVVYTLAEACRQHDFPMPHVISESGRALTAHHALLLLKVIDVESHTERPIPELTEDDHPLLHEMVADYRDASRKNVSKRRIREIYHDLTFDKERSHELFNSGVLSLRGRAMAEQIYFATINAISRAVEKNRDEYDDIIMDLDAALVDRYFCNFSVFQSLPDSWAIDQLFPIIPIHRLTEEPIRRGTLQDVTCDSDGKIDRFVGDKGGRPSLELHKFTDGEPYILGVFLTGAYQEILGDLHNLFGDTNAVHVRLAANGNYEVTDLVHGDTVTEVLNYVQFRANDLLQTFRRKVSAAKQITRQEANTFIADYVAGLEGYTYLEGEAAQ, encoded by the coding sequence ATGGCGACACACATCGTAGAAACCACGTCGGCACCGGAGCCCTCGTCGACGCCGCCACGCCCTGGCGAGTGGAGCATCGAGGCCGCGCGCGCTCTCTACAACATCGAGGGTTGGGGCGCCGGGTTCTTCGACATCAACGCGAGCGGCCACGTCGTCGTGCGCCCGAACAAGGAACGTCCCGAGCACGAGGTCGATCTCTACGATGTCGCAATGGACCTTGAAGAGCAGGGCATCGCCCTTCCCGTGCTCCTCCGCTTCTCGGACATTCTTCGCTCCCGCATCGAGGCACTGACAACGCGATTCGACGAAGCGCGCGGCGAGTTTCAGTATACCGGCGGCTACACGACGGTGTATCCGATCAAAGTGAATCAGCAGCGCCACGTCATCGAAGAGATCCTCGAGTTCGGCAAGTCGCACGGCGTCGGACTCGAGTGCGGCAGCAAGCCCGAGCTGCAGGCGATTCTCGGTCTCTCGGAAACGACCGACCACCTGATCGTCTGCAACGGCTACAAGGACGAGGAGTTCATGCGCCTCGCCCTGATGGGCCAGAAGCTCGGGCATCAGGTCTTCATCGTCCTCGAGCAGCTCAGCGAGATCGACGTCTTGTTGCAAGTCGCCGATGAAATGCAAGTGACTCCGACCGCTGGCGTGCGGATCAAGCTTGCCTCTCGAGGATTCGGCCGCTGGAAGGAGAGCGGTGGTGAGAAGTCCAAGTTCGGTCTGAACGCAGCGGATCTCGTCACCGCGATCGAGAAGCTGCGCAGCGCGGGCCGGCTCGACATTCTCAAGTTGATCCATTTTCATCTGGGATCGCAGATCACCGACATCAGGTTCATCAAGCTGGGTTTACAGGAGATTACTCGTTTCTACGTCGAGCTGCGCGAGATGGGTTTAGATATCACTCATCTCGACGTCGGCGGCGGCCTCGGCATCGACTACGACGGCACCAATTCCACGTCCGACGCGAGCGTCAACTACACGCTGGGCGAGTATGCGAACGATGTCGTCTACACGCTCGCCGAAGCCTGCCGCCAGCACGACTTCCCGATGCCCCACGTCATCAGCGAATCGGGGCGCGCGCTCACTGCACATCACGCGCTCCTCTTGCTCAAGGTGATCGACGTCGAGTCGCACACGGAGCGGCCGATTCCGGAGCTCACCGAGGATGATCACCCTCTCCTCCATGAGATGGTGGCCGACTACCGGGACGCGTCGCGAAAGAACGTCTCCAAGCGCCGTATTCGCGAGATCTATCACGATCTCACCTTCGACAAGGAGCGCTCACACGAGTTGTTCAACTCCGGCGTGCTCTCGCTTCGCGGCCGCGCGATGGCCGAGCAGATCTATTTCGCCACCATCAACGCCATATCGCGAGCCGTCGAAAAAAATCGGGACGAGTACGACGACATCATAATGGATCTCGATGCAGCCCTTGTTGACCGGTACTTTTGCAATTTCTCCGTCTTCCAATCGTTGCCGGACAGTTGGGCGATCGATCAGCTCTTCCCGATCATCCCGATCCACCGCCTCACCGAGGAGCCGATCCGGCGCGGAACTCTGCAGGACGTCACGTGCGACTCTGACGGAAAGATCGATCGCTTCGTCGGAGACAAGGGCGGCAGACCGAGCCTCGAGCTGCACAAGTTCACCGACGGGGAACCGTATATCCTTGGCGTCTTTCTGACCGGCGCATATCAGGAGATCCTCGGCGACCTGCACAATCTCTTCGGTGACACGAACGCCGTGCACGTGCGTCTTGCCGCGAACGGAAATTACGAGGTTACTGATCTCGTCCATGGCGATACCGTGACCGAAGTGCTGAATTACGTTCAATTCCGCGCCAACGATCTGCTGCAGACCTTCCGACGGAAGGTGAGTGCCGCGAAGCAGATCACTCGTCAGGAAGCGAACACCTTCATCGCCGATTACGTCGCCGGACTCGAGGGCTACACATACCTCGAGGGCGAAGCGGCGCAGTAG
- a CDS encoding cation:proton antiporter, with protein sequence MIGFAPPTASAIDPVAPLLAALVAIFIATKVLGELAQRLGQPAVLGELLAGVLLGNSLLGIVNPADPVLAALSEIGVIILLFETGLHTELRSLLSVGSAATTVGLAGVVIPFALGYGSALAFGLGHIPALVGGAALCATSVGISARVLSDLGKLESLEGRVVLGAAVLDDIVGLVILAVVADVVSGTSIDVLHVARISVTAILFFAAAVFIGMRVAPPAFGIIDRIKSAGALGVFGLAFAFALALLAKLAGSALIIGAFAAGLVLFVIPQKQEIQKSTTTIGHFFVPIFFATVGASVDLRALANPRSLGIGLVLIICGVAGKIAAAYVPRWFRGRKILVGAAMVPRGEVGLIFAQMGLSTGAIDAGLFGAIMLMVLTTTLITPPMLGRIVRSTTTDMFRVAEGAEDRPGDGGIDDLVAGASQTDGPDGEGRSTRAIRRQ encoded by the coding sequence GTGATCGGCTTCGCGCCGCCGACGGCCAGCGCCATCGATCCAGTCGCGCCGCTCCTCGCGGCGCTGGTCGCGATCTTCATCGCGACGAAAGTGCTCGGCGAGCTCGCCCAGCGTCTCGGGCAACCCGCCGTACTCGGCGAGCTGCTCGCTGGCGTGTTACTTGGCAATTCTCTCCTCGGAATCGTCAATCCGGCGGACCCGGTCCTCGCGGCGCTCTCCGAGATCGGCGTCATCATACTGCTGTTCGAGACCGGGCTGCATACGGAATTGCGCTCGTTACTCAGTGTGGGCAGTGCCGCGACGACGGTCGGCCTCGCGGGCGTGGTGATTCCATTCGCGTTAGGCTACGGGAGCGCGCTCGCCTTCGGCCTCGGACACATCCCGGCACTCGTCGGCGGCGCCGCGCTCTGCGCGACCTCGGTGGGCATTTCGGCGCGCGTGCTCTCCGATCTCGGGAAGCTCGAGTCGCTCGAGGGACGCGTGGTCCTTGGCGCGGCGGTGCTCGACGACATCGTGGGGCTCGTGATCCTCGCCGTCGTCGCCGATGTGGTGAGCGGTACGTCGATCGACGTGCTTCACGTGGCGCGGATCAGCGTGACGGCGATTCTTTTCTTTGCCGCGGCTGTGTTCATCGGGATGCGAGTCGCGCCGCCTGCCTTCGGCATCATCGATCGGATCAAATCGGCGGGCGCGCTCGGCGTATTCGGGTTGGCGTTCGCGTTTGCACTGGCATTGCTCGCCAAGCTCGCTGGATCCGCGCTGATCATCGGTGCGTTCGCGGCTGGACTCGTGCTTTTCGTGATTCCGCAGAAGCAGGAGATCCAGAAGTCGACGACGACCATCGGCCATTTCTTCGTGCCGATCTTCTTTGCCACCGTCGGTGCATCGGTCGACCTGCGCGCGCTCGCGAACCCGCGATCACTGGGCATCGGTCTCGTGCTCATCATCTGCGGCGTCGCCGGAAAGATCGCGGCGGCCTACGTGCCGCGCTGGTTCCGCGGGCGAAAGATTCTCGTCGGCGCAGCCATGGTGCCGCGAGGGGAGGTCGGTCTCATCTTCGCGCAGATGGGATTGAGCACGGGCGCCATCGATGCTGGATTATTCGGGGCCATTATGCTCATGGTCCTAACGACGACTCTCATCACGCCGCCGATGCTGGGACGGATCGTACGCTCGACGACGACCGACATGTTTCGTGTCGCGGAGGGGGCGGAGGATCGTCCCGGCGATGGCGGCATCGACGATCTCGTTGCTGGCGCCTCGCAGACCGACGGACCCGATGGCGAGGGCCGCTCGACGAGAGCGATCCGTCGGCAATAG
- a CDS encoding superoxide dismutase, which translates to MPFTLPALPYAYDALEPHIDARTMEIHHTKHHQAYVNNLNAALEKAPQLEGKSLEDLMRGINSVPETVRTAVRNNGGGHWNHSMFWEIMGPKKGGEPKGRIADAIKSSFGEFAKFKEQFAAAAAGRFGSGWAWLIDEGNGKLSITSSPNQDNALMDGKKAILGLDVWEHAYYLKYQNKRPDYVAAWWNVVNWDSVAKRLG; encoded by the coding sequence ATGCCGTTCACGCTTCCCGCGCTGCCGTACGCGTACGACGCCCTCGAGCCGCACATCGATGCGCGGACGATGGAGATCCATCACACCAAGCATCATCAGGCATATGTGAACAATCTCAATGCGGCGCTGGAGAAGGCGCCGCAGCTCGAGGGGAAATCACTCGAGGATTTGATGCGTGGCATCAACAGCGTGCCGGAGACCGTGCGCACCGCAGTGCGCAACAACGGCGGCGGTCACTGGAACCACTCGATGTTCTGGGAGATCATGGGCCCGAAGAAGGGCGGCGAGCCGAAGGGAAGGATCGCCGATGCGATCAAGAGCTCGTTCGGAGAGTTCGCGAAATTCAAAGAGCAATTCGCCGCGGCTGCGGCAGGTCGCTTCGGGTCAGGATGGGCGTGGTTGATCGACGAAGGCAATGGCAAGCTCTCGATCACAAGCTCGCCAAACCAGGACAACGCGCTCATGGACGGGAAGAAAGCGATCCTCGGACTCGATGTCTGGGAGCATGCGTACTACTTGAAGTACCAGAACAAGCGGCCGGACTACGTCGCGGCGTGGTGGAATGTGGTGAACTGGGATAGTGTCGCGAAGAGGCTGGGTTAG
- a CDS encoding VTT domain-containing protein, giving the protein MQPILDFLHRLGDPRALVAWGGYVGLTIIIFAETGLLVGFFLPGDSLLVTAGLLASQTQQFDLNVYVLGMVLSVASIGGNSLGYYIGKLTGPKLFTRENSLLFNRKHLERAHAFYERHGGKTIVLARFMPIVRTFVPVVAGMGQMQYRRYTIYNVVGGLAWIWSMLFIGYFLGHYIPGISDHIELVILAVIFLSFLPGIIAWLRSRRRSSGTRAVSDI; this is encoded by the coding sequence ATGCAGCCTATACTCGACTTTCTGCACCGCCTGGGCGATCCCCGAGCACTCGTTGCTTGGGGAGGCTACGTCGGTTTGACGATCATCATCTTCGCTGAGACGGGCCTTCTCGTCGGCTTCTTCCTTCCCGGCGATTCGCTGCTGGTGACGGCGGGCTTGCTGGCGTCGCAGACTCAGCAATTTGACCTCAACGTCTACGTTCTCGGAATGGTGCTGTCGGTCGCTTCGATCGGCGGGAACAGCCTTGGCTATTACATCGGGAAGCTGACTGGGCCGAAGCTCTTCACGCGCGAGAATTCGCTGTTGTTCAATCGGAAGCACCTCGAGCGCGCGCATGCGTTCTATGAGCGACACGGTGGAAAAACGATCGTCCTCGCGCGATTCATGCCCATTGTTCGCACCTTCGTGCCCGTTGTGGCTGGTATGGGGCAAATGCAATACCGCCGGTACACGATCTACAATGTCGTCGGCGGTCTGGCGTGGATTTGGTCGATGTTGTTCATCGGATATTTCTTGGGCCACTACATTCCGGGGATCAGTGACCACATCGAGCTCGTGATCCTCGCCGTGATCTTCCTCTCGTTTCTGCCAGGCATCATCGCCTGGTTGCGCAGTCGCAGGCGATCGTCGGGGACACGAGCGGTTTCGGATATCTGA
- a CDS encoding DUF488 domain-containing protein yields the protein MTIYTIGHSTRSFADFLALVERSRIERLVDVRAFPGSRRHPQFNRDALAQSLPEHGMEYLHRPALGGRRRPRPDAPPSAWRNEGFRGYADYMRTLEFHRALDELIKCAAERRTVIMCSEAVPWRCHRSLISDALYARGVTVEHILDSGTSPHALTSFALVRDGEVSYPPTETDGRQVLALGDS from the coding sequence TTGACGATTTACACGATCGGACATTCGACGCGCTCGTTCGCCGACTTTCTTGCTTTGGTGGAGCGTTCGCGCATCGAACGTCTGGTCGACGTCAGGGCATTTCCGGGCTCGCGGCGGCATCCGCAGTTCAATCGTGACGCGCTTGCGCAGTCACTGCCCGAGCACGGGATGGAGTATCTGCACCGGCCAGCGTTAGGCGGCCGACGCCGTCCGCGTCCCGACGCGCCGCCATCAGCATGGCGCAACGAGGGCTTCCGTGGCTACGCAGACTACATGCGCACACTCGAATTCCATCGCGCGCTCGACGAGCTGATCAAGTGCGCGGCCGAACGCCGAACGGTGATCATGTGCTCGGAAGCGGTGCCGTGGCGCTGTCATCGATCGCTCATCAGTGACGCGCTCTATGCGCGTGGGGTGACCGTTGAGCACATTCTCGACAGCGGAACCTCGCCGCACGCGCTGACGAGCTTCGCCCTCGTGCGCGATGGTGAGGTGAGCTACCCGCCCACGGAGACGGATGGCCGGCAAGTGCTCGCGCTGGGCGATTCCTGA
- a CDS encoding lmo0937 family membrane protein, protein MLWTLAVILLILWALGFLAFHVGGSLIHLLLVIALIVIVYRLVTGRRPVA, encoded by the coding sequence ATGCTTTGGACACTGGCAGTCATTCTGCTCATCCTGTGGGCGCTCGGATTTCTGGCGTTTCACGTCGGCGGAAGTCTCATCCATCTCCTGCTCGTGATTGCCCTCATCGTGATCGTGTACCGCCTCGTGACTGGACGACGGCCCGTCGCCTGA